A region from the Arachis ipaensis cultivar K30076 chromosome B01, Araip1.1, whole genome shotgun sequence genome encodes:
- the LOC107617641 gene encoding ras-related protein RABH1b-like, protein MAGLSVSALAKYKLVFLGDQSVGKTSIITRFMYDKFDNTYQATIGIDFLSKTMYLEDRTIRLQLWDTAGQERFRSLIPSYIRDSSVAVIVYDVASRQTFLNTVRWIEEVRSERGNDVILVLVGNKTDLLDKRQVSTEDGEEKARELNVMFIEASAKAGFNIKALFRKIAAALPGMETLSSSKQDDMVDVNLKTSGGNDSQAEGGCC, encoded by the exons ATGGCGGGATTGTCAGTGTCCGCTCTTGCGAAatacaagcttgtgttcttaggtGATCAGTCCGTCGGAAAAACCAGCATCATTACCCGATTCATGTACGACAAATTCGACAACACCTACCAG GCTACAATTGGTATTGATTTTCTATCAAAAACTATGTATCTTGAAGATCGAACCATTCGGCTGCAGTTGTG GGATACTGCTGGACAAGAACGATTCAGAAGTCTTATTCCAAGCTACATTAGAGATTCATCTGTTGCCGTCATCGTCTATGATGTTGCAA GCCGTCAGACGTTCCTAAACACAGTAAGGTGGATCGAGGAGGTGCGCAGTGAAAGAGGCAACGATGTTATTCTTGTTCTTGTTGGCAACAAAACTGACCTTTTGGACAAGAG GCAGGTCTCTACAGAGGATGGGGAAGAAAAGGCACGTGAGCTAAATGTTATGTTTATTGAAGCTAGTGCAAAAGCTGGTTTTAACATAAAG GCTCTCTTTCGTAAAATTGCTGCTGCGTTACCCGGAATGGAAACATTATCTTCCTCGAAACAAGATGATATGGTCGATGTCAACCTTAAAACTTCTGGTGGCAATGATTCTCAAGCTGAGGGTGGTTGTTGTTGA
- the LOC107605398 gene encoding arogenate dehydratase/prephenate dehydratase 6, chloroplastic-like, whose product MDRVAMLIGDDGSRLVVNCRSGAGGVPSTSCREGGCHLQRHSDALVSNVQAKRGRVMCGVPWGKGKTFPLYTVSKVGPTRTGPPFLRRSPTALDPPKPLTISDLSPAPMHGSQLRVAYQGVPGAYSEAAAGKAYPNGEAIPCYQFEVAFQAVELWIADRAVLPVENSLGGSIHRNYDLLLRHRLHIVGEVQLPVHHCLLALPGVRSEYLTRVISHPQALAQCEHTLTKLGLNVAREAVDDTAGAAEFVATNNLRDTAAIASARAAELYGLQILADGIQDDPNNVTRFVMLAREPIIPRTDRPFKTSIVFAHDKGTSVLFKVLSAFAFRNISLTKIESRPHRNRPIRIVDDDKNEGTAKHFEYMFYVDFEASMAEVRAQNALAEVQEFTSFLRVLGSYPMDMTPWSPSASPSSRESRI is encoded by the exons atgGATCGGGTTGCTATGCTGATTGGTGATGATGGGTCTCGCCTCGTCGTGAACTGCCGGTCTGGTGCAGGCGGGGTCCCGAGCACTTCTTGTAGAgagggggggtgtcacctgcaaagacactccgacgctctagtcagtaatGTGCAGGCGAAAAGGGGGAGAGTGATGTGTggcgtaccttgggggaagggcaaaaccttccccttatatactgtgtcaAAGGTGGGCCCTACAAGGACAGGCCCACCTTTTCTGAGACGTTCTCCCACAGCT TTAGATCCTCCAAAGCCGCTCACGATCTCCGACCTATCGCCAGCACCGATGCACGGCTCGCAGCTGCGCGTGGCATACCAGGGAGTCCCCGGTGCGTACTCCGAGGCTGCCGCTGGCAAAGCCTACCCTAACGGAGAAGCCATACCTTGCTATCAGTTCGAGGTTGCTTTCCAAGCCGTTGAGCTCTGGATCGCCGATCGCGCCGTTTTACCCGTCGAAAACTCCCTCGGCGGCTCGATCCACCGGAACTACGACCTCCTCCTCCGCCATCGCCTCCACATCGTGGGCGAGGTCCAGCTCCCCGTTCACCACTGCCTCCTTGCCCTTCCTGGCGTCCGATCGGAGTACCTGACGCGCGTGATCTCTCACCCTCAGGCCCTCGCACAGTGCGAGCATACTCTCACCAAGCTCGGCCTCAACGTGGCTCGCGAAGCCGTAGACGACACCGCCGGCGCCGCGGAGTTCGTGGCCACCAACAACCTCCGAGACACGGCGGCAATCGCTAGCGCACGCGCGGCAGAGCTGTACGGTCTTCAGATCCTGGCGGATGGGATCCAAGATGACCCGAATAACGTGACCCGGTTCGTGATGTTGGCCcgagaaccaatcattcctcgCACGGACCGGCCTTTTAAGACGAGTATCGTGTTCGCGCACGATAAAGGGACCTCCGTGCTCTTTAAGGTGCTCTCGGCGTTTGCGTTTAGGAACATCAGTTTGACTAAGATCGAGTCAAGGCCGCATCGTAACCGTCCGATCCGGATTGTTGACGATGACAAGAATGAAGGGACAGCAAAGCACTTTGAGTACATGTTTTATGTTGATTTCGAGGCATCCATGGCTGAGGTCAGAGCACAGAATGCCCTGGCTGAGGTTCAAGAATTCACCTCCTTTCTGAGGGTTTTGGGTAGTTATCCCATGGATATGACACCGTGGAGCCCTTCTGCTTCTCCTTCCTCTAGGGAGAGTAGAATTTAG
- the LOC107605379 gene encoding uncharacterized protein K02A2.6-like: MMTWAIELSQYNLQYEPRHAIKAQAMADFLVEVITRFGIPEVVISDNGTQFTDKKFTEFLADLGIKQKFSSVEHPQTNGQVESANKVILLGLKKRLDNKKGAWADELASVLWSYRTTEQSST; encoded by the exons ATGATGACAtgggccatcgagctctcccaATACAATTTGCAGTACGAGCCCCGGCATGCAATCAAGGCGCAGGCAATGGCAGATTTCCTAGTGGAG gtgataacccgtttcggcaTACCAGAGGTCGTCATTTCGGATAATGGGACTCAAttcaccgacaagaagttcaCGGAGTTCCTCGCCGACTTGGGGATAAAGCAAAAGTTTTCCTCAGTTGAACATCCCCAGACGAATGGACAAGTGGAAtccgcaaacaaagtcatcctaCTAGGCCTCAAGAAGCGCTTAGACAACAAGAAAGGCGCATGGGCCGACGAGCTCGCTTCGGTCCTCTGGTCCTATCGGACAACCGAACAAAGCTCCACATGA
- the LOC107605388 gene encoding uncharacterized protein LOC107605388 produces the protein MGATPFHRSILEVRLPKHFDKPTDMRYDRTQDPLEHLTAFEARMNLEGVGDEVRCRAFPVTLAGPAIRWFNNLPQGSVTGFADISHAFLAQFTTRIAKVKHPINLLGVTQRPDESTRKYLDRFNDECLEIDKLTDSVASLCLTNGLLNEDFRKHLTMKPIWTMQEIQCVAKEYINDEEVSRVVAANKRQSSTPKSGTTRAEKDERNKPGTAVRAKHQGRFPESGSSPTTPPGGTDRGSLPTDSREWNTGYGHKTQDCFDLKDALEQAIRDGKLAEFSHLIREPRRRNRDHEGEDKPRAIRRRQEPDGDDHGLTVVNVVTAKNSAPKSKAAQKKDAKVMAVSSSSARNSRRLPSISFGPEDHWFDEILESPPMVITARVGTGLVKQILVDTGEDSNIMFRNVFDALGLRDTDLATHQHGVHNGRWRMCVDYSDLNKACPKDCYPLPNIDTLIDAAAGTGI, from the exons ATGGGGGCGACCCCATTTCATCGTTCCATACTCGAAGTCCGGCTGCCAAAACATTTTGACAAGCCCACGGACATGAGATACGACAGAACGCAAGATCCTCTGGAGCACctcacggccttcgaggccaggatgaacctggagggaGTCGGGGACGAGGTAAGATGCCGTGCTTTCCCGGTTACCCTAGCaggacctgcaatacggtggttcaataacctcccgcagggctcggtgaccGGCTTCGCCGACATCAGCCATGCCTTCTTAGCTCAATTCACAACCAGAATTGCAAAGGTGAAGCACCCAATCAACCTGCTTGGGGTGACCCAACGACCCGACGAGTCGACCAGGAAATACCTAGACAGATTCAACGACGAGTGCCTGGAAATCGACAAGCTGACAGACTCAGTGGCAAGCCTGTGTTTGACAAACGGACTCCTgaacgaggacttcagaaagcacctcacTATGAAGCCAAtatggacaatgcaggagatccaatgTGTGGCTAAGGAGTACATTAATGATGAAGAAGTCagccgggtcgtggctgccaataaacggcaatCCTCTACTCCCAAATCCGGCACTACGAGGGCGGAGAAAGACGAAAGGAACAAgccagggacggcggtccgagCAAAACACCAAGGCCGTTTCCCCGAGtcgggaagttcaccaactacaccccctGGTGGCACCGATCGtggaagtttaccaacagatagccgAGAATGGAATACT GGGTACGgacacaagacccaagactgcttcgacctgaAGGATGCGCTAGAGCAAGCAATCAGGGATGGGAAGCTCGCCGAATTCTCCCACCTCATTAGAGAGCCAAGGAGACGGAATCGTGACCACGAAGGCGAAGACAAGCCCCGGGCGATAAGGCGACGCCAAGAACCGGATGGAGACGACCACGGCCTCACGGTGGTGAACGTGGTAACTGCCAAGAATTCAGCCCCGAAGTCGAAAGCGGCACAGAAGAAAGACGCCAAGGTCATGGCCGTCTCCTCCTCATCTGCGAGAAATTCCCGAAggctcccatccatctcctttgGTCCCGAAGACCATTGGTTTGACGAGATATTGGAAAGTCCCCCTATGGTCATTACGGCCAGAGTCGGAACTGGCCTCGTCAAACAGATCCTCGTGGATACGGGGGaagactcgaacatcatgtttcgCAACGTATTTGACGCCCTGGGGCTGCGTGACACCGACCTagcgacccaccagcacggtgtg CACaatgggaggtggagaatgtgtgtgGACTACTCCGACCTCAACAAGGCATGCCCCAAGGACTGCTATCCCCTCCCCAACATCGACACACTCATCGACGCGGCGGCgggtaccggtatctga